The following are from one region of the Saccharomyces kudriavzevii IFO 1802 strain IFO1802 genome assembly, chromosome: 12 genome:
- the CSF1 gene encoding Csf1p (similar to Saccharomyces cerevisiae CSF1 (YLR087C); ancestral locus Anc_8.260) gives MEAISQLRGVPLTHQKDFSWVFLVDWILTVVICLTMIFYMGRIYAYLVTFILEWLLWKRANIKINVETLRVSLLGGRIHFKHLSVIHKDYTISVLEGSLTWKYWLLNCRKAELIENNKDSLSKNVKLPCKFSLECEGLEIFIYNRTVAYDNVINLLSKDERDKFEKYLNEHSFPESFSDGSSADKLDEDLSESAYTTNSDASIINDRDYQETDIGKLPKFLKFLPIELKFNRGSLLLGNKFTPSVMILSYENGEGVIDVLPPKERLDLYRNKTQMEFKNFEISIKQNIGYDDAIGLKFKLDTGKVSKLWKTFVRVLRIVTKPIISKKNKKKTGPSDDSFFQKWKGLSLYKAAPGDAKPSDLDDIEFDFTNHEYAKFTSILKCPKLTIAYDVDVSGFVPHGAHPTIPDIDGPDVGNNGAPPDFALDVQIHGGSICYGPWAQRQVSHLQRVLSPVVSRTSKPVKKLPPGSRRIYTLFRMNVLIMEDTTWRIPTRETSKDAEFLQHYKETSEEYRPFGWMDLRFCKDTYANFNVVLCPTVEGFQNNFHVHFVETEIRSSVNHDILLKSKVFNLDGDIGYPLGWNSKAIWIINMKSQQLEAFLLREHITLVADTLSDFSAGEPTPYELFRPFVYKVNWEMEGYSIYLNVNDHNIVNNPLDFNENCYLSLHGDRLYIDITVPRESILGTYTDISYEISTPMFRMMLNTPPWNTLNEFMKHKEVGRAYDFTVKGSYLLYSELDIDNVDTLVIECTSNSTVLHCYGFVMRYLTNVKMNYFGEFFNFVTSEEYTGVLGAREVGEIITKSSVLDLASTLDSGYQNSSLKNESEDKDPVKRSDLKRTTNETDIWFTFSVWNGALILPETIYSLDPCIALHFTELVVDFRSCNYYMDIMAVLNGTSIKRHVSKPINEVFDFIRRNNGANEQEHGTLSDLTIHGHRMFGLPPTEPTYFCQWDINLGDLTIDSDIEFIKGFFNSFYKIGFGYNDLENILLYDTETVDDMTSLTVHAERIKISFNDPVMKSQSVVTAESLLFTLIDFENERYSQRIDVKIPKLIISLSCVMGDGVDTSFLKFETKLRFTNFEQYKDIDKKRSEQRRYITAHDSPYHRCPFLLPLFYQDSDTYQKLYGAIAPSSSIPTLPLPTLPDTIDFIIEDIVGEYATLLETTNPFKDIFAETPSTVEPSRASSTEDDNDERADPLEFKPIAFTEGRNHQRGNYVIDVSYILLDVDPLLFVFTKSLLKEFYSEDMVQVLDDIEIGIVKQLSNLQEGITSISNIDVHIAYMNLIWQETGEEGFELYLDRIDYQMSEKSLEKNRTSKLLEVATLARIKTVRVTVNQKRNPDLSEDRPPALSLGLEGFEVWSSTEDRQVNSLNLTSSDITIDESQMEWLFEYCSDQGNLIQEALNSFHSIQSTRISSKTELISKLTAASEYYQISHDPYVITKPAFIMRLSKGHVRENRSWKIITRLRHILTYLPDDWQDNIEKVLKERKYTSAKDAKNIFMSVFSTWRNWEFSDVARSYIYGKLFSVDNAEHKQNLMKKLLKCTMGSFYLTVYGEGYEVEHNFVIADANLVVDLTPPVTSLSLNREETIEITGRVGSVKGKFSDRLLKLQDLIPLVAAVGGGDKSDAKAELSKQFKMNTVLLVDKSEIQLVMDQTKLMSRTVGGRVSLLWENLKDSTSQAGSLVIFSQKSEVWLKHASIILCEAQLRDFSILATTEAWSHKPTILINNQCADLHFRAMSTTEQTVTVITEIRESVLKIKDRIKFKPKSKKRSQFVGPKINIVLSCYFSNVSSEIMPLSPFYIRHEAKQLDIYFNKFGSNEVLLSIWDTDFFMTSHQTKEQYLRFSFGDIEIKGGISKEDYSLINVDISISMIKLTFSEPRRIVNSFLQDEKLASQGINLLSSLKSLLFTSGLPKKKKKKAPARMINWTLDTSITYFGILVPVASTYFVFELHMLLLSLTNTNNGMLPEEAKVTGQFSIENILFLIKERSLPIGLSKLLDFSIKVSTLQRTVDTEQSFQVESSHFRVCLSPDSLLRLMWGAHKLLDLGHYYSRRHAPNIWDIKMFTGKSDKPKEIPINFRSIHILSYKFCIGWLFQYGAGSDPGLMLGYNRLFSAYEKDFGKFTVVDAFFSVANGNKSSTFFSEGNEKDKYNRSFLPNMQISYWFKRCGELKDWFFRFHGEALDVNFVPSFMDVIDSTLQSVRAFQELKKNILDVSEDSHMEDDNPYATSSMESASNSLAPFLDNIRSVNSNFKYDGGVFRVYTYDDIEAKSEPSFEIKSPVVTINCTYKHNENEAKPHRIRILIAVDPTLNTLYAGCAPLLMEFSESLQKMIKKHSTDDKPSFTKPSSQNVDYKRLLDQFDVAVKLTSAKQQLSLSCEPKAKVQADVGFESFLFSMTTNEFDSEQPLEFSLTLQQTKASIRHIFSREVSTSFEVGFMDLTLLFTHPDVISMYGTSLVSDLSVFFNVKQLQNLYLFLDIWRFSSILHTRPVQGSISKEIDMSSLTSTNYVDVGAEIPWCFTLIFTNVSGDVDLGPSLGVISLRTQRTWLATDHYSEKRQLLHAFTDGVSLTSEGRLSGLFEVANASWISEVKWSLEKSKNSHPLVSTSLNIDDVAVKAAFDYHMFLIGTINNIQFQLHNEKDAKGILPDLLQVSFSSDEITLSSTALVAANILDIYNTIVRMRQDNKISYMETLRDSNPGESKQPILYKDILRSLKLLRTDLSLNISSLKVQISPISLFDVEVLVVRIKNVSIRSETHSGKKLKTDLQLQVLDVSAALSTSKEELDEEIGASIAIDDYIHYASKIVGGTIIDIPKLAVHMTTLQEEKTNNIEYLFACSFSDKISVKWNLGPVNFIKEMWTTHVKALAVRQSQIANVSFGQTEEELEESIKTKETTSKFNYIALEEPQIQVPQIRDLGDATPPMEWFGVNRKRFPKFTHQTAVIPVQKLVYLAEKQYVKILDGTH, from the coding sequence ATGGAAGCCATTTCACAGCTACGTGGTGTTCCTCTAACTCACCAAAAAGACTTTAGCTGGGTTTTTCTAGTAGATTGGATTCTCACAGTGGTAATATGTTTGACGATGATATTCTACATGGGAAGAATTTATGCATACCTCGTAACTTTTATATTAGAATGGTTATTATGGAAACGAGCGAATATTAAAATAAACGTCGAAACCCTCCGTGTTTCACTGCTAGGTGGTCGAATACATTTTAAACATCTTTCCGTGATACACAAAGATTACACAATTTCGGTCTTAGAAGGTAGTTTAACATGGAAATACTGGCTTCTAAATTGCAGAAAAGCAGAATTGATAGAAAATAACAAGGATTCTTTAAGTAAAAACGTGAAGCTTCCCTGCAAGTTTTCATTAGAATGCGAAGGTTTGGAAATCTTTATTTACAACAGAACAGTAGCATATGATAATGTTATAAACTTATTATCCAAAGATGAACGAGATAAGTTCGAGAAATACCTTAATGAGCACTCTTTTCCCGAATCTTTCAGTGATGGAAGCAGTGCTGATAAATTGGACGAGGATTTGAGCGAATCTGCGTATACGACAAACTCTGATGCATCAATAATAAATGATAGAGACTACCAAGAAACGGATATCGGCAAACTTccaaagtttttgaagttcCTACCAATTGAACTTAAATTCAATCGTGGTTCTTTGTTGCTGGGAAACAAATTTACACCTTCCGTTATGATTTTAAGTTATGAAAATGGTGAAGGCGTAATAGATGTTTTGCCCCCGAAGGAGCGATTAGATCTGTACAGAAATAAAACACAAATGGAAtttaagaattttgaaatttccaTCAAGCAAAATATCGGCTACGATGATGCTATTGGACTGAAATTTAAGTTAGACACTGGAAAAGTGTCAAAGTTGTGGAAAACGTTCGTACGAGTCTTACGAATAGTTACCAAGCCTATTATatcgaaaaagaataaaaagaaaacaggaCCGTCAGatgattctttttttcagaaatggaAAGGTTTGTCTTTATATAAAGCCGCTCCAGGCGACGCTAAGCCAAGCGATTTAGATGACATTGAATTCGATTTCACAAATCATGAGTATGCTAAATTTacatcaattttgaaatgtcCAAAATTGACAATTGCATACGATGTGGATGTTTCAGGTTTTGTGCCACATGGTGCTCATCCGACGATACCTGATATTGATGGGCCGGATGTAGGTAATAATGGGGCACCACCAGACTTTGCTTTAGATGTTCAAATTCATGGTGGGTCTATCTGTTACGGTCCTTGGGCTCAAAGACAAGTGAGCCACCTACAGCGTGTTTTATCACCGGTAGTATCAAGAACATCCAAACCTGTAAAAAAGCTCCCGCCAGGCTCGAGAAGGATATATACGCTCTTCAGAATGAATGTTTTGATAATGGAAGATACCACCTGGCGTATTCCAACGAGAGAAACAAGCAAGGATGCTGAATTTTTACAGCACTACAAAGAAACCAGCGAAGAATATAGACCGTTTGGATGGATGGACCTTCGGTTTTGTAAGGACACATATGCTAATTTTAACGTAGTTTTGTGTCCCACGGTAGAAGGTTTTCAGAATAACTTTCACGTTCATTTCGTAGAGACCGAAATTAGATCAAGTGTAAATCACGATATTCTACTGAAGAGTAAGGTATTCAATCTCGATGGGGACATCGGATACCCCTTAGGTTGGAATAGTAAAGCTATATGGATAATCAATATGAAGTCTCAACAGTTGGAGGCATTTTTACTGCGAGAGCATATAACGCTCGTTGCCGATACCCTGTCAGACTTTTCTGCGGGTGAACCTACGCCATATGAACTATTCAGGCCTTTTGTCTACAAGGTCAACTGGGAAATGGAGGGTTATTCTATCTATTTAAATGTTAACGATCACAATATCGTTAACAATCCGTTAGACTTTAATGAGAACTGTTATTTATCACTTCATGGTGATAGATTATACATTGATATCACAGTTCCTCGCGAGAGTATTTTGGGAACGTATACAGACATATCCTATGAAATTTCAACTCCAATGTTCAGGATGATGTTAAATACCCCTCCTTGGAATACTTTGAACGAATTTATGAAACATAAAGAAGTGGGAAGAGCGTATGACTTCACAGTCAAGGGTTCCTATCTCCTCTACTCTGAATTAGACATTGATAACGTTGATACATTAGTCATAGAGTGTACGAGCAATAGTACAGTGCTTCATTGTTATGGCTTTGTTATGAGATACTTAACAAACGTGAAGatgaattattttggtGAGTTCTTTAATTTCGTAACTTCTGAGGAGTATACTGGTGTCCTCGGTGCTAGGGAGGTCGGAGAGATCATCACTAAGAGCTCAGTGCTGGATTTGGCGTCTACTTTGGATTCAGGGTATCAGAATAGCAGTTTGAAGAACGAAAGTGAAGACAAAGACCCTGTGAAAAGATCTGACCTGAAAAGGACAACCAATGAAACTGATATCTGGTTCACATTTTCGGTTTGGAACGGCGCCTTAATATTACCAGAAACGATATACAGTTTGGACCCATGTATTGCACTGCATTTTACCGAACTTGTCGTTGATTTTAGAAGTTGCAACTATTATATGGACATAATGGCGGTCCTGAACGGAACCTCAATAAAACGGCATGTTTCGAAGCCAATaaatgaagtttttgattttatacGTCGCAACAATGGTGCTAATGAACAAGAGCATGGGACGCTTTCTGACCTCACCATCCACGGGCATAGGATGTTTGGACTGCCACCTACAGAACCTACCTATTTTTGTCAGTGGGATATCAATCTCGGTGATTTGACCATTGATTCAGACATTGAGTTTATAAAGGGGTTCTTTAATTCCTTTTATAAGATAGGGTTTGGTTATAATGACTTGGAGAATATATTGTTATATGATACTGAGACCGTTGACGACATGACCTCACTGACCGTGCACGcagaaagaataaaaataagtTTTAATGATCCAGTAATGAAATCGCAATCAGTTGTTACTGCTgaatcattattatttacCTTGATTGACTTCGAAAATGAAAGGTATTCACAGAGAATAGACGTAAAAATCCCAAAATTGATTATTTCTTTAAGTTGTGTAATGGGTGACGGTGTTGATACATCAtttctcaaatttgaaaCGAAGTTGAGGTTCACGAATTTTGAGCAATATAAAgatattgataaaaaaagatcagAGCAACGTAGGTATATTACAGCGCACGATTCGCCTTATCATAGATGTCCTTTCCTTCTTCCGCTATTTTATCAAGATTCAGATACATATCAAAAACTGTATGGTGCTATAGCCCCATCATCTTCGATTCCAACTTTGCCACTTCCTACTTTGCCTGATACCATAGATTTTATTATTGAGGATATTGTGGGCGAATATGCCACCCTTCTTGAGACTACAAATCCATTCAAGGACATATTCGCAGAAACTCCATCAACTGTCGAGCCTTCAAGGGCTAGCTCTACTGAAGATGACAATGACGAACGAGCTGATCCCCTAGAATTTAAACCCATCGCGTTTACGGAGGGTAGGAATCATCAAAGAGGGAACTATGTTATTGATGTGTCATATATTCTCCTAGATGTTGATCCATTGCTATTTGTCTTCACCAAAAGTTTACTAAAAGAGTTCTATTCCGAGGATATGGTGCAAGTCTTGGACGATATTGAAATTGGGATTGTGAAGCAATTAAGCAATCTTCAAGAGGGAATTACCTCAATCTCCAACATTGATGTCCATATTGCTTATATGAACTTAATTTGGCAAGAGACGGGTGAGGAAGGTTTTGAACTTTATTTGGATCGTATTGATTATCAAATGAGTGAGAAATCTCTCGAGAAAAACAGGACGAGTAAATTACTGGAGGTAGCAACTTTAGCCAGGATAAAAACAGTTAGAGTGACCGTTAATCAGAAAAGGAATCCAGACCTGTCAGAGGATCGTCCGCCTGCACTTTCATTGGGACTCGAAGGATTCGAGGTATGGTCTTCTACCGAAGATAGACAAGTCAATTCATTGAATCTGACGTCATCGGATATTACTATAGATGAATCTCAAATGGAGTGGCTGTTTGAGTACTGTAGCGATCAGGGAAATCTCATACAAGAAGCGTTAAACTCCTTTCATTCTATTCAGAGTACCAGAATTAGTTCAAAAACAGAActcatttcaaaacttACAGCCGCAAGCGAATATTACCAAATCAGCCACGACCCTTACGTCATAACGAAACCCGCTTTCATTATGAGACTTTCCAAGGGGCATGTGCGTGAGAATCGTAGTTGGAAAATTATTACACGCTTGAGACACATTTTGACATACCTTCCTGATGACTGGCAAGATAACATTGAAAAGGTGCTAAAAGAGAGGAAATATACTTCTGCCAAAGATGCTAAGAACATCTTCATGTCTGTGTTTTCGACGTGGAGAAATTGGGAGTTTTCAGATGTTGCAAGGTCATATATATACGGTAAGTTGTTTTCGGTGGACAATGCGGAACATAAACAAAAcctgatgaaaaaattattgaagtGTACTATGGGATCATTTTACCTTACTGTTTACGGTGAGGGATATGAGGTTGAACATAACTTCGTAATTGCAGATGCCAACTTAGTAGTGGATTTGACACCTCCTGTGACAAGTTTATCTCTTAATCGAGAAGAGACAATTGAAATCACTGGAAGAGTCGGTTCAGTGAAAGGAAAATTTAGCGATAGATTACTCAAATTGCAAGACCTCATCCCACTAGTTGCAGCAGTGGGTGGAGGAGATAAAAGCGATGCTAAGGCAGAATTATCAAAgcaattcaaaatgaatACTGTACTACTAGTGGATAAAAGTGAAATACAATTAGTCATGGATCAGACGAAACTAATGAGTAGAACAGTTGGAGGTAGAGTTAGCCTATTATGGGAAAACCTGAAAGATTCAACAAGTCAAGCAGGTTCATTGGTTATCTTCTCCCAAAAATCGGAAGTGTGGCTGAAGCATGCATCTATTATTTTATGTGAAGCTCAACTTCGGGATTTCTCAATTCTAGCTACTACCGAAGCATGGTCACATAAGCCTACGATTTTAATCAATAATCAGTGTGCAGATCTTCATTTTAGAGCGATGAGTACCACAGAACAAACGGTAACTGTTATTACAGAAATTAGGGAAAGTGTTCTGAAGATTAAAGACCGTATAAAGTTCAAGCCaaagtcaaagaaaagatctcAATTTGTAGGCCCGAAGATTAACATTGTTCTATCatgttatttttcaaacgtTAGTTCGGAAATCATGCCCCTTTCGCCATTTTATATTCGTCATGAGGCAAAGCAACTCGACATTtacttcaacaaatttgGTTCAAATGAAGTTTTGCTGAGCATATGGGATactgattttttcatgacATCTCATCAGACTAAGGAACAGTATCTAaggttttcttttggcGATATCGAAATCAAAGGAGGAATTTCTAAGGAAGATTATTCGTTGATAAATGTTGACATTTCAATATCTATGATCAAATTGACTTTTTCCGAACCGCGCCGTATTGTTAACAGCTTTTTGCAAGATGAGAAGCTTGCTTCTCAGGGTATCAATCTTTTGAGTTCCCTTAAGTCTTTGCTTTTTACCTCAGGCTTaccgaagaagaagaagaagaaagcaCCTGCAAGAATGATAAACTGGACATTGGATACCAGTATCACTTACTTTGGTATTCTTGTGCCAGTAGCTTCTACATATTTCGTTTTTGAATTGCATATGCTTCTACTCTCGCTGACCAATACGAATAACGGTATGTTACCAGAAGAAGCTAAAGTGACGGGGCAGTTCTCTATCGAaaacattttatttttgataaaggaACGCTCACTACCTATTGGCCTCTCTAAATTACTTGATTTTTCTATAAAAGTATCCACTTTACAAAGAACAGTTGATACGGAGCAGTCCTTCCAGGTGGAGAGTTCCCATTTTAGAGTGTGTTTGTCTCCGGATTCTTTGTTAAGGCTAATGTGGGGTGCGCACAAATTATTAGATTTGGGACACTACTATTCGAGGCGTCATGCCCCCAATATTTGGGACATCAAAATGTTCACCGGTAAGAGTGATAagccaaaagaaattccCATAAATTTCCGCTCTATACACATCCTGTCCTACAAATTTTGTATAGGATGGCTATTTCAGTATGGGGCAGGATCCGATCCGGGTTTGATGCTAGGTTACAATAGATTGTTTTCTGCATATGAGAAGGATTTTGGAAAGTTTACGGTTGTAGACGCTTTTTTCTCTGTGGCAAACGGCAATAAGTCAAGtaccttcttttctgaAGGAAACGAGAAGGACAAATATAATAGAAGTTTCTTACCGAATATGCAAATATCTTATTGGTTCAAACGATGTGGCGAGCTGAAGGATTGGTTCTTCAGATTTCATGGCGAAGCGCTAGATGTAAATTTCGTCCCGTCATTTATGGATGTTATCGACTCTACATTGCAATCCGTTAGAGCATTTCAAGAGctaaagaagaatattttggaTGTGTCTGAGGATTCACATATGGAAGATGATAATCCCTACGCTACTTCAAGTATGGAAAGTGCTTCTAATAGTTTAGCTCCCTTTCTCGACAATATCAGATCTGTtaattcaaatttcaagtATGATGGTGGTGTATTTAGAGTTTATACATATGATGACATTGAAGCTAAAAGTGAgccatcttttgaaataaaaagtcCTGTGGTCACTATAAATTGTACCTATAAGcacaatgaaaatgaagctAAGCCACATCGGATCAGAATATTAATTGCAGTCGATCCGACACTTAATACATTATATGCAGGCTGTGCTCCTCTATTAATGGAGTTTTCTGAAAGTCtgcaaaaaatgataaagaaacaTAGCACCGATGACAAACCAAGCTTCACGAAACCTTCTTCCCAAAATGTCGACTATAAACGTCTCTTGGATCAATTTGACGTAGCTGTCAAACTAACTTCAGCCAAGCAACAGTTAAGCTTGAGTTGTGAACCGAAAGCTAAGGTTCAAGCAGATGTTGGATTTGAATCCTTTTTATTTAGCATGACAACCAACGAATTCGATTCTGAACAGCCCCTGGAGTTTTCCTTGACCTTACAACAGACAAAGGCATCTATTAGGCATATATTTTCAAGAGAAGTGAGTACGTCTTTTGAGGTTGGCTTCATGGACTTGACGCTTTTGTTTACACATCCTGATGTAATCAGTATGTATGGGACAAGTTTGGTATCTGATTTGAGcgtctttttcaatgtgAAACAGCTCCAAAActtgtatttgtttttagATATATGGAGATTCAGTAGCATTTTGCACACGCGACCAGTACAAGGATCCATTAGTAAGGAAATTGATATGAGTTCACTAACATCGACAAACTATGTCGATGTCGGTGCTGAAATCCCATGGTGCTTTACACTTATTTTTACTAATGTTAGCGGTGATGTCGATTTGGGCCCTTCCCTTGGTGTGATTTCATTAAGGACTCAAAGAACATGGCTAGCCACAGATCATTATAGCGAGAAGCGGCAATTACTTCATGCTTTTACTGACGGTGTCAGCTTGACTTCAGAGGGTAGACTGAGTGGTCTATTTGAGGTCGCGAACGCGAGTTGGATATCGGAAGTCAAATGGTCACTCGAAAAGAGTAAAAATTCTCACCCATTAGTTTCCACCTCTCTGAACATTGATGATGTAGCAGTAAAAGCTGCTTTTGATTATCATATGTTCTTGATCGGTACTATCAATAACATACAGTTCCAGCTTCATAATGAAAAGGATGCCAAGGGAATTTTACCTGACTTACTACAGGTCTCTTTTTCATCAGATGAGATTACTCTCAGCTCCACTGCATTAGTTGCCGCGAACATTCTGGATATTTACAACACAATTGTACGTATGAGGCAAGACAATAAAATATCGTATATGGAAACACTACGAGATTCAAATCCCGGCGAGTCTAAGCAACCAATACTGTACAAGGACATTTTGAGATCCTTGAAATTATTGAGAACTGATCTTTCCTTGAATATTTCCTCCTTGAAGGTTCAAATTTCGCCAATATCTTTATTCGATGTGGAAGTTCTAGTAGTAAGAATTAAAAATGTTTCTATACGTTCCGAAACACACtcgggaaaaaaattaaagacaGACTTACAACTGCAAGTCCTAGATGTCTCGGCAGCCCTTTCtacttcaaaagaagaactgGACGAGGAGATCGGAGCTTCTATTGCTATTGATGATTACATACATTATGCATCTAAGATTGTTGGTGGCACCATAATTGATATTCCAAAACTTGCGGTCCATATGACGACTttacaagaagaaaaaaccaaCAATATAGAATATCTTTTCGCATGCTCTTTCTCAGACAAAATATCTGTCAAGTGGAATCTAGGGCCCGTGAacttcatcaaagaaatgtgGACGACACACGTCAAGGCGCTGGCAGTTCGTCAATCGCAAATAGCAAATGTTTCGTTTGGTCAAACAGAGGAGGAACTTGAAGAATCAATCAAGACAAAAGAAACCACTTCCAAGTTCAACTACATTGCGCTTGAAGAGCCACAAATTCAGGTGCCTCAAATAAGAGATTTAGGGGATGCAACTCCGCCTATGGAATGGTTTGGTGTCAACAGGAAGAGATTTCCGAAATTCACTCACCAGACTGCGGTAATACCCGTTCAAAAACTAGTTTATCTTGCAGAAAAGCAGTATGTCAAGATACTGGATGGCACGCATTAG
- the GAA1 gene encoding GPI-anchor transamidase subunit GAA1 (similar to Saccharomyces cerevisiae GAA1 (YLR088W); ancestral locus Anc_8.261), with protein MALLEKLHRRIVDMGLVPRIIALLPVISTLCALFGFISIAILPMDGQYRRTYISENALMPSQAYSYFRESEWNVLRGYRSQIEEMENMTSSERNNQMGSWLQEFGTKTAIYESQQYGETLYGVMHAPRGDGTEAMVLAIPWFNSDDEFNVGGAALGVSLARFFSRWPVWSKNIIVVFSENPRAALRSWVEAYHTSLDLTGGSIEAAVVLDYSSAEDFFEYVEISYDGLNGELPNLDLVNIAISITEHEGMKVSLHGLPYDQLANNDFWSRLKILSLGIRDWALSGVKNPHGNEAFSGWRIQSVTLKAHGHGGHDITTFGRIPEAMFRSINNLLEKFHQSFFFYLLLAPRQFVSISSYLPSAVAFSVAFAISSLNAFINNAYASISLFSEYNLVALLVWFISLVVSFIISQIFLLVPSVGLLMTISLATCFLPLVLSEKVHISEPLSYRLKNVAFLYFSLVSTSLLMINFAMALLIGSLAFPMTFIRTIVVGKSTEHEMGTKSHTSVKTESRDDLFEHHGDTVLEKAKKRQQLKNLLLLVLTNPFISITLFALVFDNEFHGFDIVNKLISAWLDLKCWNWFVLCIGWLPCWLLILASSFESRSVVVKSKEKQS; from the coding sequence ATGGCTTTATTGGAGAAGTTGCATCGAAGAATTGTTGATATGGGGCTTGTCCCGCGTATCATCGCCTTATTGCCAGTGATTTCCACTCTATGTGCTCTTTTTGGTTTCATCTCTATTGCTATTCTGCCTATGGATGGACAGTATAGAAGAACGtacatttctgaaaatgcCTTGATGCCGTCACAAGCGTATAGTTATTTTAGAGAATCTGAATGGAACGTTTTGAGAGGCTATCGCTCTCAAATCgaggaaatggaaaatatgaCTTCCTCGGAAAGAAACAATCAGATGGGTTCTTGGCTACAAGAGTTCGGTACTAAGACTGCTATTTATGAAAGCCAACAATATGGAGAAACATTGTATGGAGTAATGCATGCCCCCAGGGGTGATGGGACAGAAGCAATGGTACTTGCCATTCCGTGGTTTAATTCGGACGATGAATTCAACGTTGGTGGTGCAGCATTGGGTGTGTCTTTAGCCAGATTTTTCTCACGTTGGCCGGTATGGTCTAAGAATATAATCGTTGTGTTCAGTGAAAATCCTCGTGCAGCTTTGAGATCATGGGTAGAAGCATACCATACTTCCTTAGACTTAACTGGGGGTTCCATCGAAGCTGCCGTGGTACTAGATTATTCAAGTGCAGAAGATTTCTTTGAGTATGTAGAAATTTCCTATGACGGGCTAAATGGCGAGCTGCCCAATTTAGATCTTGTGAACATCGCAATATCCATTACTGAACATGAAGGTATGAAAGTTTCCTTGCATGGACTACCTTATGATCAATTGGctaataatgatttttgGTCAAGATTGAAGATACTTAGTCTGGGAATAAGAGACTGGGCGTTGTCTGGTGTCAAGAATCCGCACGGTAACGAGGCGTTCAGCGGCTGGAGAATTCAATCTGTAACGTTGAAGGCCCACGGACATGGCGGTCACGACATTACTACATTTGGACGTATACCAGAAGCAATGTTCCGTTCCATCAACaatcttttggaaaaattccatcagtcgttcttcttttacttGTTGTTAGCGCCACGTCAGTTCGTTTCCATTAGTAGTTATTTGCCAAGCGCCGTGGCTTTTTCAGTGGCATTTGCCATAAGTTCATTAAATGCATTCATTAACAATGCCTACGCAAGTATATCCTTATTCTCAGAATACAATTTGGTGGCACTGTTGGTTTGGTTCATATCATTGGTTGTATCATTCATTATTTCAcaaatatttcttctggTACCTTCAGTGGGGTTGTTGATGACAATTAGCTTGGCAACCTGTTTTTTACCCTTAGTACTATCCGAGAAAGTACATATCTCAGAACCACTATCATACAGGTTGAAAAATGTCgcatttttatatttcaGTCTGGTTTCAACATCCCTTCTGATGATAAATTTTGCCATGGCTTTACTGATCGGCTCGTTGGCATTCCCTATGACATTTATCAGGACTATTGTCGTTGGAAAATCTACCGAGCATGAAATGGGCACTAAATCGCACACCTCAGTAAAAACTGAGTCAAGGGACGACCTCTTTGAGCATCATGGAGATACCGTGCTAGAGAAAGCTAAGAAAAGAcagcaattgaaaaatttattgtTACTAGTGTTAACAAACCCATTTATATCAATAACCCTATTCGCGTTGGTTTTCGATAATGAATTTCACGGATTTGATATAGTAAATAAACTGATCTCAGCTTGGTTAGATTTGAAATGTTGGAATTGGTTCGTCCTTTGTATAGGTTGGCTACCATGTTGGCTGTTAATTTTAGCGTCATCATTTGAATCAAGAAGTGTTGTAGTGAAGTCCAAGGAAAAGCAAAGTTAA